The following are encoded together in the Culex pipiens pallens isolate TS chromosome 1, TS_CPP_V2, whole genome shotgun sequence genome:
- the LOC120423332 gene encoding uncharacterized protein LOC120423332, protein MWIKLCFVAFLSAFLLPNTTVAQLEVFNMLNVSLTQTDSNIDYTNPATMSSNLATLATLMDNVTKSYFSGLRLTTYSWGYFEFSILTMPLDYVNDVSASFKIGLIVWLSMLSPMAEQIVTITNNTRYGVTTPAPAVSILDGLPIAFGIPNPGNVTLNIQSFSQDSAISPEIFSGQLAFFANQSKEIIARDRDLALAYKRTNNNNIITLGILAAKWTFGPLDNALNQILNITLKKMDPTYIDPSKILYTLGSLSSELKLIESYIPGNTSLALPDPSQTYTCGAIFTENLDSFFKLLNKTAIAASSLINSNSTAVTISSNVTQAVGEFNSVLPYLTNLTEQVTGMLPNETIMMSGLSRRRVYPQQVRTNLDRADCHKLYLKRYNERRFG, encoded by the exons cTGAACGTGTCCCTCACCCAGACTGATTCAAACATCGATTACACTAATCCTGCGACAATGAGCAGTAATTTGGCCACGCTGGCAACACTGATGGACAACGTGACGAAATCTTATTTCTCTGGGCTCAGGCTTACCACTTATAGTTGG GGTTACTTTGAATTTAGTATCCTTACCATG CCTCTGGATTATGTGAATGATGTTTCTGCTTCGTTTAAAATCGGACTGATAGTTTGGCTAAGTATGCTAAGCCCGATGGCGGAGCAAATCGTGACGATTACCAACAACACCAGGTACGGTGTGACGACCCCTGCACCGGCTGTGAGCATTCTTGATGGTCTTCCGATTGCTTTCGGAATTCCAAATCCAGGCAATGTTACTTTGAATATTCAGTCGTTCTCTCAAGATAGCGCAATTTCTCCGGAAATTTTCAGTGGTCAGTTAGCTTTTTTTGCAAACCAGTCGAAAGAAATTATTGCCAGAGACCGCGACTTGGCACTTGCCTAT AAAcgtaccaacaacaacaacataatCACGCTGGGAATTTTAGCGGCAAAGTGGACGTTTGGTCCTTTGGATAACGCTTTGAACCAGATATTAAACataacactcaaaaaaatggacCCAACCTACATAGAtccctcaaaaattttgtacaCGCTCGGCTCGCTTTCGAGTGAACTTAAACTCATTGAATCGTACATTCCGGGCAACACGAGCTTGGCCCTTCCGGATCCAAGCCAGACGTACACTTGTGGGGCAATTTTCACCGAAAATTTGGACAGTTTCTTCAAACTTCTCAACAAAACAGCCATTGCAGCTAGTAGTCTGATCAATTCG AACTCAACGGCAGTCACAATTTCGTCCAACGTTACCCAGGCAGTCGGCGAGTTCAACAGCGTTCTACCATACTTGACGAATCTGACGGAGCAGGTCACCGGAATGCTGCCGAATGAGACGATCATGATGTCGGGGTTGTCACGACGCCGGGTGTATCCGCAGCAGGTGCGCACCAACCTGGACCGAGCTGACTGTCACAAGCTGTACCTGAAGCGGTACAACGAACGGCGATTTGGTTGA